The following proteins are co-located in the Phyllostomus discolor isolate MPI-MPIP mPhyDis1 chromosome 1, mPhyDis1.pri.v3, whole genome shotgun sequence genome:
- the AP4S1 gene encoding LOW QUALITY PROTEIN: AP-4 complex subunit sigma-1 (The sequence of the model RefSeq protein was modified relative to this genomic sequence to represent the inferred CDS: deleted 1 base in 1 codon), with translation MIKFFLMVNKQGQTRLSKYYEHVEINKRTLLETEVIKSCLSRSNEQCSFIEYKDFKLIYRQYAALFIVVGVNDTENEMAIYEFIHNFVEVLDEYFSRVSELDVCFNLDKVYIILDEMVLNGCIVETNRARILAPLLILDKMSES, from the exons atgataaaatttttccTCATGGTGAATAAACAAGGGCAGACCCGACTCTCTAAGTACTATGAACATGTGGAGATCAATAAGCGCACACTTCTGGAAACAGAGGTTATAAAGAGCTGTCTCTCTCGATCCAATGAACAA TGCTCTTTCATTGAATATAAGGATTTTAAGCTGATATATCGGCAGTATGCTGCTCTCTTCATTGTGGTTGGAGTTAATGACACTGag AATGAGATGGCGATTTATGAATTTATCCATAACTTTGTGGAAGTTTTAGATGAGTACTTCAGTCGAGTG agTGAATTGGATGT ATGTTTTAATTTGGATAAAGTATACATCATTTTGGATGAGATGGTGTTGAACGGCTGCATTGTAGAA ACGAATCGGGCAAGAATTCTTGCCCCTCTGCTAATTCTTGATAAGATGTCAGAGAGCTGA